One genomic window of Campylobacter fetus subsp. fetus includes the following:
- a CDS encoding class I SAM-dependent methyltransferase — protein MINDLIKASYDEVLYRSNSYNMTCIDRLYELAKMHGLSPRNPDNARVLEIGCASGGNIMGQAINHPNSHFIGIDLSDEQVKIGKEAICSIGIKNIELITMDICDLISIYKDKLSFDYIIVHGVYSWVPNEVRAAILESSRELLDDDGVALISYNTYPGWKINEITRDFMRFSAVNSDKQDKLQAALNALKFEKAAYASTKISPEQTYQILTRELKLDTINQIEETKDKAYLYHEYLEIFNQPFYLSDFVADLEDFSLCYIADMQFHFSYDEFVNQSVKEYAKLAYPDRISKDQMFDFLNSTKFRSSLITKKQNEQKLVFDDDSILKNISDFHLVLTSQAPQLADRAKGLSLEPFAKTLVESYPGSISVKDALNLVAPSELIRHIYDIIAVTNSLIVSHKSICDIYYKPGISKLKEEYIAYIGYFINTNSEALSCATPMNFILGLNNIEMEILLMFDGKNSLKDITKFLSSKFKKLKLVPTIEKDGITKTLKESKEQEQYFKDAVEALAKYARTNYLLENIL, from the coding sequence ATGATAAACGATCTTATAAAAGCATCTTATGATGAGGTTTTATACCGTTCAAATTCATACAATATGACTTGCATAGATAGGCTTTATGAATTAGCCAAAATGCATGGACTCTCACCTAGAAATCCAGACAATGCTAGAGTTTTGGAGATCGGCTGCGCATCTGGAGGAAATATCATGGGTCAAGCTATAAATCATCCTAATTCGCACTTTATAGGTATCGATCTAAGCGATGAGCAAGTAAAGATAGGCAAAGAGGCTATTTGCTCAATAGGCATAAAAAATATCGAGCTTATCACTATGGATATCTGTGATCTTATAAGTATTTATAAAGACAAATTGAGTTTTGATTATATTATAGTTCATGGGGTTTATAGTTGGGTGCCAAATGAGGTAAGAGCTGCTATTTTAGAGAGTTCGCGCGAACTTTTAGATGATGATGGCGTTGCGCTTATTAGTTATAATACATATCCTGGTTGGAAGATAAATGAGATAACAAGAGATTTTATGCGTTTTTCAGCTGTAAATTCAGATAAACAAGATAAACTTCAAGCTGCTTTAAACGCTCTTAAATTTGAAAAAGCAGCATATGCTAGTACTAAAATATCTCCCGAACAAACTTATCAGATTCTAACAAGAGAGTTGAAATTAGACACTATAAACCAAATAGAAGAAACTAAAGACAAAGCCTATTTATACCACGAATATCTTGAGATTTTCAATCAGCCGTTTTATCTTAGTGATTTTGTGGCTGATTTAGAGGATTTTTCGCTCTGTTATATAGCAGATATGCAGTTTCACTTCTCATATGATGAATTTGTAAACCAAAGCGTAAAGGAGTATGCTAAATTGGCATATCCCGATCGTATATCAAAAGATCAGATGTTTGATTTTCTAAATTCAACCAAATTTCGCTCATCTCTTATCACAAAGAAGCAAAATGAGCAAAAACTTGTATTTGACGATGATAGTATTTTGAAAAATATATCTGATTTTCATTTGGTGTTAACTTCACAAGCTCCGCAATTAGCAGATAGAGCTAAAGGTCTTAGCCTTGAACCATTTGCAAAGACATTAGTAGAATCTTATCCAGGTAGTATTAGCGTAAAAGATGCCTTAAATCTTGTTGCGCCCAGTGAACTTATAAGGCACATATATGATATTATAGCTGTCACAAATTCTCTCATTGTTTCGCATAAGAGTATCTGTGATATATATTATAAGCCTGGAATTTCAAAGTTAAAAGAGGAATATATTGCGTATATTGGCTATTTTATAAATACTAATAGCGAAGCTTTATCATGCGCTACTCCTATGAATTTTATTTTAGGATTAAACAATATAGAAATGGAAATTTTGTTAATGTTCGATGGTAAAAATAGCCTTAAAGATATAACTAAATTTTTGAGTTCTAAATTTAAAAAGTTGAAATTAGTCCCTACCATAGAAAAAGATGGAATTACAAAAACTTTAAAGGAATCCAAAGAACAAGAACAATACTTTAAAGATGCAGTAGAAGCATTGGCGAAATATGCTAGAACAAACTATTTGCTAGAGAATATTTTATAA
- a CDS encoding motility associated factor glycosyltransferase family protein — MKDKELNQDEKQFLKLNDKLAGQITERKEITTFDRNIVAIMSYSPRLAQMLFDLKENKKFGVFMGKDPLDINIINLETKKYLYESPAKEVEEKIISFEEDHSRYKALFFYGIGNGIFLKSLLGNPSHTRIIVFEPEIEILFITLSLIDFSQDIYSERFIIFYPNLVRFIELYTLSKFGDVMTSSRLYNLHITNNFYNQSHYANDIIKINKEMIKAIKQVFLEQGNDSRDTLIGIKHTTKHIPIVFDSFPIKNVIKKRKSKVKTAVIVATGPSLFKQLKTLKKIAPYVTIISIDASYPILKKHGIKPDYVSSIERVELTSKFFKDPVSEFDDGILFVTASLTHEKTIENLKGRDTSYVFRPLHYEKGFKDETFGYIGGGPSAAHLAFDIALTLNHENIVLIGQDLAFGDDGTSHSKGHIFRTTEIDPCDTNAELAPKYGGVGEVITTTVWNLFRNYFEHFIQSASRAAKFTVYNCTEGGARIVGTVETPFNEIADIVLKEGIKKKFIPIYKLNEIAKERHLKKARKHIYAIINYGERLQKKSEKLFLKIAKEVEKAKKLKAKNQADKINYTKMQNLSFALDELKTNLNDEIFLSAFYGCCGAVLLHQELELTVIAVKRADTEEEKKDKLFEWISSQSYWLFSLAGNINLELEEIKKSAKEWL; from the coding sequence ATGAAAGATAAAGAGCTAAATCAAGATGAAAAACAGTTTCTAAAGCTAAACGATAAATTGGCAGGTCAAATCACTGAGCGCAAGGAAATAACAACTTTTGATAGAAATATAGTAGCTATTATGAGTTATAGTCCACGTCTTGCTCAGATGCTTTTTGACCTAAAAGAGAATAAAAAATTCGGCGTATTTATGGGAAAAGATCCTCTTGATATAAATATCATAAATTTGGAAACCAAAAAATATCTTTATGAAAGTCCGGCAAAAGAGGTTGAAGAGAAAATTATTAGTTTTGAAGAGGATCATAGTCGTTATAAAGCTCTTTTCTTCTACGGTATAGGAAATGGAATATTTTTAAAGTCTCTTTTGGGTAATCCGTCTCACACTAGAATTATAGTTTTTGAACCTGAGATTGAGATACTTTTTATAACTCTTAGTCTTATAGATTTTTCTCAAGATATTTACAGTGAACGATTTATAATATTTTATCCCAATCTCGTGAGATTTATAGAGCTTTATACTTTATCTAAATTCGGAGATGTTATGACGAGTTCAAGACTTTATAATCTTCATATCACAAATAACTTTTATAACCAAAGCCATTATGCGAATGATATTATAAAAATAAATAAAGAAATGATAAAAGCGATAAAACAGGTATTTTTAGAACAAGGAAATGATTCTAGAGATACTCTTATAGGAATAAAACATACTACAAAACATATACCTATAGTATTTGATAGTTTTCCTATAAAAAATGTGATAAAAAAAAGAAAATCTAAAGTAAAAACAGCTGTTATAGTAGCTACCGGTCCGTCTCTTTTTAAACAGCTCAAAACTCTTAAAAAAATCGCTCCATACGTAACTATCATATCTATAGATGCTTCTTATCCTATACTTAAAAAGCATGGCATAAAGCCGGATTACGTCTCTTCTATAGAACGCGTAGAGCTTACATCTAAATTTTTTAAAGATCCAGTAAGTGAATTTGATGATGGAATTTTATTTGTTACTGCATCTTTAACGCATGAAAAAACAATTGAAAATTTAAAAGGTAGAGATACTTCTTATGTATTTAGACCTTTGCACTATGAAAAAGGATTTAAGGACGAAACATTTGGCTATATTGGCGGTGGACCAAGTGCAGCTCACTTAGCTTTTGATATAGCCCTTACTTTAAATCATGAAAATATCGTTCTTATAGGTCAAGATTTAGCTTTTGGAGATGATGGAACTAGCCATTCAAAAGGTCATATATTTAGGACAACCGAGATAGACCCATGTGATACAAATGCTGAATTAGCGCCAAAATATGGTGGAGTCGGCGAGGTGATTACGACTACCGTTTGGAATCTTTTTAGAAATTACTTTGAACACTTTATACAATCAGCATCAAGAGCGGCTAAATTTACGGTTTATAATTGTACAGAAGGCGGTGCAAGGATAGTGGGTACAGTGGAAACTCCATTTAATGAAATAGCAGATATAGTTTTAAAAGAGGGTATAAAAAAGAAATTTATTCCAATTTACAAATTAAATGAGATTGCCAAAGAGCGTCATTTAAAGAAAGCTAGAAAACATATATATGCTATTATAAACTATGGAGAAAGATTGCAAAAAAAATCCGAAAAACTATTTTTAAAGATAGCTAAAGAGGTAGAAAAAGCAAAAAAATTAAAAGCAAAAAATCAAGCAGATAAGATAAACTATACAAAAATGCAAAATCTCTCTTTTGCTTTAGACGAGCTTAAAACAAATCTTAATGATGAGATATTTTTATCAGCTTTTTATGGATGTTGCGGAGCAGTACTTTTGCATCAAGAACTGGAATTAACAGTTATTGCAGTTAAAAGAGCTGACACCGAAGAAGAAAAAAAAGATAAGCTTTTTGAATGGATTTCATCTCAAAGCTACTGGTTATTTAGTTTAGCAGGAAATATCAACTTAGAGTTAGAAGAGATTAAAAAATCAGCCAAAGAGTGGCTATAA
- a CDS encoding AI-2E family transporter has translation MKYQLTLISIASFVIIATGLAAASAIVVPFFLAVFIAIAISPVLEFMQRLKIRRTISFILLIAIFIGILWFLGNVVSSALNGFSSSLPEYQMQFRIFIDKTVEWLNSYEIIKINSFVLESIDTNKIFSTTSTILRQTSEIVTKSFLVFLLVVFMLVETQVFKDKVEYFAKKHMSMHNIANSFISNLKKYLAIKTISSIATGLILWLFLVYFGVPYAPLWAVLAFIFNYIPTIGSIIAAIPAILMSLLVNDLSDTLWLSIIYLVVNISIGNFIEPKFLGAGLGISTLVVILSLLFWGFLLGIGGMFLAVPLTMSIKIALNESPKTKFIAVLLSDKAQ, from the coding sequence TTGAAATACCAGCTAACATTAATATCTATAGCAAGCTTTGTAATAATAGCAACGGGTCTTGCAGCAGCAAGTGCCATCGTAGTGCCGTTTTTTCTTGCTGTTTTTATAGCTATAGCTATTTCGCCCGTACTTGAGTTTATGCAAAGATTAAAGATACGCCGAACAATCTCATTTATACTGCTTATAGCTATATTTATAGGAATTTTATGGTTTTTGGGAAATGTGGTATCAAGTGCGCTAAACGGATTTAGCAGCTCACTGCCTGAGTATCAAATGCAATTTAGGATATTTATAGATAAAACAGTAGAGTGGCTAAACTCGTATGAAATAATAAAAATAAATAGTTTTGTGTTAGAAAGCATAGATACAAATAAGATATTTTCTACAACAAGTACTATCTTAAGACAAACTAGCGAAATAGTCACAAAGTCGTTTTTGGTCTTTTTGCTAGTAGTTTTTATGCTCGTAGAAACTCAAGTTTTTAAAGATAAAGTTGAGTATTTTGCCAAAAAACATATGTCTATGCACAATATAGCAAATAGCTTTATTTCAAATTTAAAAAAATACCTTGCTATAAAAACCATATCTTCTATCGCTACTGGTCTTATTTTGTGGCTGTTTTTAGTATATTTTGGAGTACCTTACGCACCTTTGTGGGCTGTTTTGGCGTTTATATTTAACTATATTCCTACTATAGGATCTATTATAGCGGCGATTCCTGCTATTTTAATGTCGCTTTTAGTAAATGATTTAAGCGATACATTGTGGCTTAGTATTATATATTTAGTAGTAAATATATCCATAGGTAACTTTATAGAGCCGAAATTTCTAGGCGCCGGACTTGGGATATCAACTCTTGTAGTAATTTTAAGTCTACTTTTTTGGGGATTTTTGCTCGGTATCGGCGGAATGTTTTTGGCAGTTCCTCTTACTATGAGCATAAAAATAGCCCTAAACGAAAGTCCTAAAACTAAATTTATAGCGGTGCTACTCAGCGATAAGGCGCAGTAA
- a CDS encoding TrkH family potassium uptake protein, protein MNKIFSTILASYILLAFIGAIILSFDIMRLKPISFIDLLFTATSAVCVTGLITANTATDFSGYGQGIILALIQAGGFGYMSLAGFLFLLIGKKVDFKGKMLLKESLDYPNMQGIIKYLKKIFVFTACIEIIGAVILTLNFMLDMPFKKAVWAGVFHSISAFNNAGFSIFEYNLAEYRDNFVLNITICFLVILGGLGFLVLSECFNYYKKSSRISIHTRIVLIATIICILLGMAVLLIFEWENSKSIGSLNWFHKLLSSFFVSVNLRTSGFNTIDLGSLHDQSLFFSSLLMIIGAAPGGTAGGIKITTVAVLLIYAYCSLRDKETVIFQRTIPENIVKKSFLIFIIAVFYIIISTIILSTTDDKENRYFLPLLFEICSAFGTVGVSTGDGESLSLSAKFSDFGKFYIIVLMFMGRVGVLVFSMALFRKSKNNSIKYPEEGVVL, encoded by the coding sequence GTGAATAAAATATTTAGCACTATTTTAGCAAGCTACATACTCTTAGCTTTTATAGGAGCTATAATTCTGAGTTTTGATATCATGCGTTTAAAACCTATATCATTTATAGATCTACTTTTTACGGCTACTTCTGCAGTCTGCGTAACAGGTCTTATAACTGCAAATACCGCGACAGATTTTAGCGGATACGGACAAGGGATTATACTAGCTTTGATACAAGCAGGCGGTTTTGGCTATATGAGTTTAGCCGGATTTTTATTTTTACTTATAGGTAAAAAAGTTGATTTCAAAGGTAAAATGCTGCTAAAAGAGTCGCTTGACTACCCAAATATGCAAGGTATTATAAAATATCTAAAAAAGATTTTTGTTTTTACTGCTTGCATAGAAATCATAGGGGCCGTGATTCTTACTTTAAATTTTATGCTTGATATGCCGTTCAAAAAAGCGGTTTGGGCAGGAGTATTTCACTCCATTTCAGCGTTTAATAATGCCGGATTTAGTATATTTGAATACAATCTTGCAGAGTACAGAGATAATTTTGTACTAAATATCACAATATGCTTTTTAGTTATACTAGGCGGACTTGGATTTTTAGTGCTTAGCGAGTGTTTTAACTACTATAAAAAGAGTTCTAGGATAAGCATACATACAAGAATAGTTTTAATAGCAACTATTATTTGCATATTGCTCGGTATGGCTGTATTGCTGATATTTGAATGGGAAAATTCAAAAAGCATAGGCTCTTTAAACTGGTTTCATAAGCTACTTAGTTCGTTTTTTGTATCGGTAAATCTTAGAACATCAGGATTTAATACGATAGATCTTGGCTCTTTGCATGATCAAAGTCTATTTTTCTCATCTTTGTTGATGATCATAGGAGCAGCTCCAGGAGGTACTGCTGGAGGTATAAAGATAACTACGGTTGCAGTGCTTCTTATATATGCTTACTGCTCTTTAAGAGATAAAGAAACTGTTATATTTCAAAGAACTATTCCGGAAAATATCGTAAAAAAATCATTTTTGATCTTCATTATAGCGGTATTTTATATTATTATTTCTACGATCATACTAAGTACTACAGATGATAAAGAAAATAGATATTTTTTGCCTTTATTATTTGAAATTTGCTCTGCATTTGGCACTGTTGGAGTAAGCACCGGAGATGGCGAAAGCTTATCGTTATCGGCTAAATTTAGTGATTTTGGTAAGTTTTATATAATAGTCTTGATGTTTATGGGAAGAGTCGGGGTGTTGGTTTTTAGCATGGCTCTTTTTAGAAAAAGTAAAAATAATAGTATTAAATATCCAGAAGAAGGAGTGGTATTATGA
- a CDS encoding potassium channel family protein, whose translation MKTYAVIGLGKFGSHVAKGLIENGEQVIAVDKNEDSIKEFRGICENLFIIDTTDINSLKDAGIAEVDTAIVSIGKNIEASILSVMALKEIGVKEVIAKAYTLIHGKILSKIGTDRVIYPERDAAKRLVKSFSLNPKFEVIDVTNTMKIARFKITAQYANIAAGDLLSRSKSDLKIIAFKRENRWEYEIGEFLVLKNDDVVLLFGNSKELEIFVSNI comes from the coding sequence ATGAAAACTTACGCTGTTATCGGCCTTGGTAAATTTGGATCGCACGTGGCAAAAGGACTTATAGAAAACGGTGAGCAAGTCATAGCCGTAGATAAAAATGAAGATAGCATAAAAGAATTTAGAGGAATTTGCGAGAATTTATTTATCATCGACACTACCGATATAAATTCTTTAAAAGACGCAGGTATCGCAGAAGTAGATACAGCCATAGTAAGTATAGGAAAAAACATAGAAGCTTCTATACTAAGCGTTATGGCTTTAAAAGAAATAGGAGTAAAAGAGGTTATCGCAAAAGCATACACTCTAATTCACGGCAAAATTCTATCCAAAATAGGCACGGATAGAGTTATTTATCCTGAAAGGGACGCAGCAAAAAGGCTTGTAAAAAGCTTCTCTTTAAATCCTAAATTTGAAGTCATAGACGTAACAAATACTATGAAAATAGCTAGATTTAAAATTACCGCGCAATACGCAAATATAGCCGCCGGCGATCTTTTAAGCAGATCAAAATCAGATCTAAAAATAATAGCCTTTAAACGAGAAAATAGATGGGAATATGAAATAGGCGAGTTTTTAGTTTTAAAAAATGATGATGTAGTTTTGCTTTTTGGTAATTCAAAAGAACTTGAAATATTTGTCTCAAATATATAG
- the aspA gene encoding aspartate ammonia-lyase, with the protein MGTRKEHDFIGELEIAEDVYYGVQTFRAVENFNITHERICNFPNFIVALAQVKKAAALANFDLGLLDAKIKNAICEACDLVASGKYNNQFVVDMIQGGAGTSTNMNANEVIANIALELMGHKKGEYQYCHPNDHVNLSQSTNDAYPTALRVAIYERLCELTEAMHLLKDSFEKKAEEFKDVLKMGRTQLQDAVPMTLGQEFKTFAIMLGEDIDRVREARNLVREINLGGTAIGTGINSHPDYPKVVETKLQEVTKRPFITAGNLIEATQDTGAYVQISGVLKRVSTKLSKICNDLRLLSSGPRCGLNEINLPKMQPGSSIMPGKVNPVIPEVVNQVCFAVIGNDVTVTLASEGGQLQLNVFEPVIAYSLFNSIAMLKKACRTLATKCVDGITANEKVCSDFVYNSIGIVTAFNPYIGYENSASIAKEALSTGKSVASIALERGLLTQDQIDDILRPENMLNPHMTNEDKSKFKN; encoded by the coding sequence ATGGGTACAAGAAAAGAACACGACTTCATAGGCGAGCTAGAAATAGCAGAAGACGTTTATTATGGAGTTCAAACATTTAGAGCTGTAGAGAACTTCAATATTACTCACGAACGCATTTGCAACTTTCCAAATTTTATAGTAGCTCTTGCTCAAGTTAAAAAAGCAGCAGCACTTGCAAACTTCGATCTTGGTTTACTTGATGCAAAGATCAAAAATGCTATTTGTGAGGCTTGCGACCTTGTTGCTAGTGGAAAATACAACAATCAATTTGTAGTAGATATGATACAAGGCGGCGCGGGAACAAGTACAAATATGAACGCAAACGAAGTTATAGCTAACATCGCACTTGAGCTTATGGGACACAAAAAAGGCGAGTATCAATACTGCCATCCAAACGATCACGTAAATTTAAGTCAAAGTACAAACGATGCTTATCCAACAGCTTTAAGAGTTGCTATTTATGAAAGACTTTGTGAATTAACAGAAGCTATGCATCTCTTAAAAGACAGCTTTGAAAAAAAAGCAGAAGAGTTTAAAGACGTTTTAAAAATGGGCAGAACTCAACTTCAAGACGCAGTTCCTATGACTTTAGGTCAAGAGTTTAAAACTTTTGCTATCATGCTTGGCGAAGATATCGACCGTGTAAGAGAAGCTAGAAACTTAGTACGCGAGATAAACCTAGGCGGAACAGCTATCGGTACAGGTATCAACTCTCACCCAGACTATCCAAAAGTAGTCGAGACAAAACTTCAAGAAGTAACAAAACGTCCATTCATCACTGCTGGTAACCTTATAGAAGCTACTCAAGACACAGGCGCTTATGTTCAAATTTCAGGCGTTTTAAAAAGAGTTAGTACAAAACTAAGCAAAATTTGTAATGACTTAAGACTTTTAAGCAGCGGCCCAAGATGCGGACTAAACGAGATAAACTTACCAAAAATGCAACCGGGCTCAAGCATTATGCCAGGCAAAGTAAATCCTGTTATCCCTGAAGTAGTAAATCAAGTTTGTTTCGCAGTTATCGGTAATGACGTAACTGTAACTCTAGCTAGCGAAGGCGGACAACTTCAACTAAACGTATTTGAACCAGTTATCGCTTATAGTCTGTTTAACTCTATCGCAATGCTTAAAAAAGCTTGCCGTACTCTAGCTACAAAATGCGTTGACGGCATCACTGCAAATGAGAAAGTTTGTTCTGATTTTGTTTATAACTCAATCGGTATCGTTACAGCATTTAACCCATATATCGGTTATGAAAACAGTGCTAGCATAGCAAAAGAAGCTTTAAGTACAGGAAAGAGCGTAGCATCTATCGCACTTGAAAGAGGACTTTTAACTCAAGATCAAATAGATGATATTTTACGTCCGGAAAATATGCTAAATCCTCATATGACAAATGAAGATAAAAGCAAATTTAAAAACTAA
- a CDS encoding anaerobic C4-dicarboxylate transporter: protein MDIMIILQVIVLFGAIFLGVKLGGMGIGYAGGLGVVVLALVLGMKPGSIPWDVILIIMSVIAAITAMQMAGGLDYLVQIAEKLLRKNPKYINYLAPTVTYFLTIFAGTGHTAFSMIPVIVEVAKGQNIKPAAPLSIAVVASQIAITASPVSAAVVFMSGVLEPLGCSYPMLLAICIPTTFIGCMITSFIVSTFWNLDLDKDPVYQQRLKDGLVKEVKGAEYKEISKSAKTSVAIFLIGVLAVVFYATAISKNVGLIDPVILGRDHAIISFMLTIATLIVIICKVRTDTLVQSSVFKSGMVACVCVLGVAWLGDTFVSGHIEGIKGFASELVGKYPFLLSVALFFASMLLYSQAATAKAIIPAVILALGITPENSGQIYIVVASFAAVSALFVLPTYPTLLGAVQMDDTGTTRIGKYIFNHAFLVPGILAIAISVALGFIVAPMML from the coding sequence ATGGACATTATGATTATTCTACAAGTTATCGTTCTATTTGGAGCGATATTCTTGGGTGTTAAGCTCGGAGGTATGGGTATAGGCTACGCCGGAGGTCTTGGTGTTGTTGTTTTAGCCCTTGTTTTAGGTATGAAGCCAGGTAGTATTCCATGGGATGTTATACTTATAATTATGTCGGTTATCGCGGCTATCACAGCGATGCAAATGGCAGGTGGACTTGATTATTTAGTTCAAATAGCTGAGAAATTATTAAGAAAAAATCCAAAATATATCAACTATTTAGCTCCTACAGTTACTTACTTTTTAACTATATTTGCCGGTACAGGTCACACTGCATTTTCTATGATACCAGTTATTGTTGAAGTTGCAAAAGGTCAAAATATAAAACCTGCAGCACCTCTTAGTATAGCAGTTGTTGCAAGCCAAATCGCTATCACAGCAAGTCCGGTTTCGGCTGCGGTTGTATTTATGAGCGGCGTACTTGAACCACTTGGCTGCTCATATCCTATGCTTTTAGCTATTTGTATTCCTACAACATTCATCGGTTGTATGATTACTTCGTTTATCGTTAGTACATTTTGGAATCTTGACCTTGACAAAGATCCCGTATATCAACAAAGATTAAAAGACGGTCTTGTCAAAGAAGTAAAAGGTGCTGAGTATAAAGAGATATCAAAATCTGCCAAAACTTCAGTTGCTATATTTTTAATCGGCGTTTTAGCAGTAGTTTTCTATGCAACTGCTATATCAAAAAACGTAGGATTAATCGACCCTGTTATACTTGGTAGAGATCACGCTATCATCAGCTTTATGCTTACTATAGCTACGCTTATTGTTATAATTTGCAAAGTTAGAACAGATACTTTAGTTCAATCAAGCGTATTTAAATCAGGTATGGTAGCTTGCGTGTGCGTACTTGGTGTGGCTTGGCTTGGCGATACTTTTGTTAGTGGACACATTGAAGGAATTAAAGGATTTGCTTCTGAGCTAGTCGGTAAATATCCGTTCTTGCTTTCAGTTGCACTATTTTTTGCTTCAATGTTACTTTATTCTCAAGCAGCAACCGCAAAAGCGATCATCCCTGCAGTTATTTTAGCTCTAGGAATTACTCCTGAAAACAGCGGTCAAATTTATATCGTTGTAGCTTCATTTGCAGCAGTTTCAGCTCTATTTGTCCTCCCTACTTATCCAACATTGTTAGGTGCTGTTCAAATGGACGATACAGGTACAACAAGAATAGGAAAATATATATTCAACCACGCTTTCTTAGTTCCTGGAATTTTAGCCATAGCTATATCAGTAGCTCTTGGATTTATCGTTGCTCCTATGATGCTTTAA